TAGAACTTTTGCTCTCTGAAGGCGTCGTGACTCGAATTTTTGTGCTCTAAGACGCTTATTTCTGAAGCAAAAAAGGGCATGCACGGGTCAACTGCATTCCTTAACCTTGACATTTGTGAAGAAGTTTCACCGTCACTTTCCAATTCACCTCATGAGTCGCTAGAATTTATTACACAAGTTTGAGGAAAATCTCGTAGTGCACTGGAGCTTATGGTGGTGAATTGGAATTTATTGATGGCTTGGAATACAGTCGCCAAATAAACAGAGCTAGGCATTTCCACCTCCAAGCAAAATTGTCGTCTTTTTGGGTATTATTGACCAATGCAaactaatatttaatttcaacatgtTGGTCAAGATAACGTCGTGatatcaatgaaaattttttaatcaatatCTTATGATCTTAAAGAAAATTCTATCAAGatgaatattataaatataattagctCCAAATTTAGCGTGATAGCAAGCACTCTTCATATCTTAAGTACTCATACCAAGTGAGGTCTCGGaactcttttatttttatttttttaaccacATTTCATCATTGTCTAGGTAAATTGAGGTCTCATttgatttaagaaaaaaaaatcaaaaaaaaatttttaaattttttttaaaaaatataattttaatatatttaattgataATGAGAAAGTGACTAATTACAAAATAATTTATGTTTAATTGAATacttatttttctgaaaaaattatgtaacATACCTATTATATCCTTAGTAGTATAAGATTATACCtttttactcataaactttatataaatataaatattatatttatattaatataaatataatattataatataatatttgatcataataatttattgtattaatataatactaatatatattaatattatattaatataataaatttaataatatagatataattataatattaaatataatattatataaatattaaaataatataaatataatataatattattatttagtaTTTCATCGTGATCATCCATtactattttataaaattttaatcataaattttaaaaaaatattttaaaaaaatattatcattttttatctcatgaaaaatactaaaattcacCGCCCTCAAAAATTTTTACttcatatgaaatataaaaaaaaaaaatttataaaattttttattttattttttttatttttaaaattttaattaaataaaaaatctcaTACTACTTCTCAAGAGCTACCTCATTTCCTGCTACTCTTCGTCAACCAAATCATACCAAATAGGtatcaaagaaaaatcaaaagatgATGCATTTATTCTAGTCTTGGAGTGCCGCACGTGGTGGGTATAATTTCATTAATCATTTTAAGGAACAATATATTCATAGATAACTTATGATATATattcatttaaaaattattttaaaatacaatttaatattttttaattaatttattttatataacatataatttaaatattattctcTTAGCTGGAGCGCAACTGAAAAGTTTCATCCAACAACAACTTCCAACAAGtttatcaattaaatcttctaaaacctCGATACCAAGTTTGGGTGCCACCATCACTCACCCGATTTTCCATCTGATGTTTTTTTATCCAAATTATCAAAAATCAATTGAACCGAgggtaattttattatttatttattcatcatttttttgagagaaaggagCGCGAATCCTTTGGTGATAGTTTGGGAGGAATGGCCAAGGTGGGGCAAGAAAGGAAGATAAAGCGAGAAGGAGGGGGTAAAAATGGGATTTTGGTCGTTTGTGGGTTCTGACAATATTCCCTTTGAGACAAGACAGTACATCCCGCGCGGTTTCCCAGGCTTTGGTGTTTTGAACCCCCATTTCATATGACGCATCGATTTTCCGAAGAGAGAAAgagcaaacaaacaaacaaacaaaagtaATGAGTTTTTATTAATTTGGGTAACTCGATAATTTGCTCTTTCGATTACTTTGTCCGGCCGTCTAAGATGGAATAATTTCGTAGGCTCATGCCCTCCTCGTTCGTCGCCTCCTCCTCCACCTTCTTGGAGTTGTCGCTCCCTTTTACTCGCCTTCTTCTTctttaaccctaaccctaatcgtAAAATCTGCCAACCGTTCGACTGGATTTCTAGGGTTTTCGAGTTCCGTACCGGAGAGGCTGGATCAGGTACCAGAACTCTTCAGGCTGGCTTTTTCCGCCTTTTTTTTATGCattatttttgtctttttttgCTTGAAGTGTCGGTGGAGTCTTGATGGGATCTCGGAGGGATATTATGAGGTTTTCGTGAGCTGCAtttgggatattttttatttttggttcGGATTTCTAGGGTTTTGAGGCGATTTATCCTTCCTGAGAAGGTGGCGTTTGTTTGGTTGCATGGGCTTCGTTTGGTTGGGTGTGCGGTGGTAAAGAGGCTCATATTGGGGAATGGGGGATCCTGGTGCCTTTGAGATTTTCCTAGGCTCCTTTGCGTCGATACTGTGATCTAGCTAGCCGCATTGGCGGAGATTTGGatgttttcttttgtttctttgcgTCAATGCCGTGATTTATCTAATTCGTTTATTTTTCGAGGGATTTTTAatgtttcttcatcttttttccttcttgattCTCTTTTATTGCCCAAGTTTTGATTTTGTTCTTATTTTATCTCTTCTCAAGCAGAAAGGCGCGATTTTACTTGTGTTTTAGCTTTCTAGGGCTTTAGAAGTTGAAGGAATCGAGAGAAATGAGAGGGGCTTTGGTGGATCGGCGTTAACTCTGGGGGTAAATCTTCCCTTTTGGAATCTTTGGAAGGAAAAGGAGGAATTTACTTGTTCTTGCTTCGCCAACAAGCTTGTTTGTGATTTGGGTTTCGGAACAAGGCTCAAATGGAGTTTTTTAAAGGGAAAAAGTTCAGAAGAACTCGCAAACCAAAAGCGGAGGATGATCTGTGCCCTGAAAGCGATCAAGTGGCCTTAGAGGAACCAAAGGTTGACACCATGGATTCGGCACCGAAGGCAGCTGCTGCTGACCCGGCTctggaggaggaggatgatgacgatgatttCATCACTAATGAAGTGAAGAGGCGGCTGAAGGAGCTGAGGAAGAACAGTTTCATGGTTCTGATTCCTGAAGAATCGTGCCCAGAAGAGGAGGAGTCAAGTTCAAGTGAGTGGAGGGAATCGGAGGTGGAAGATGGGTATCCATGGTGTGGATTCGATACCTTATACAATAAATATTGCGAGAGGATGCTTTTCTTCGACAAGATGATCACTCAGCAGTTGCAGGAAGCAGGTATATCACTGTCTGAAGATAAATCtggttcaactttttttttttttttgttattttccaGTTTATACGTCAAAATGGTCTTGACTCCCTTATAACAAAGTAGCTGCACTTTGAAGAAAATTTATCTATTAACCAATTAAGGTGATTTTCTATCTGGTTTATGTTTGtggatttattaaaaaaattcaaatgaaTAGGTGATGGTTATATGTGCGCAGTCTCATTCTGGCATGCAACTATTGTTTGAGCTTCCTCTAGTTTATTTGaatatttaggattttttttttatattgagtTCTGAGTTCTTGGCTTAGCTTCTCAGGTTATTTACTGCTTTGTAGACTTTCATTGTGTATTTAGTTTTATGCTAAAAAAATTGTGCTAATgtctttaatcttttattttaataAACTTTTACTCAAGCTCTGCATCTCAAATGTCTCTGATGGGTCTGCAAGCAAGGTTGAACCTTTTTTAATGCCTTGGCTGAACTATACTAGGTGTTTAATGCATGACCACAATCTGGTGAAGGCCAGTAATGTTGGTGCAATCTTTTTTTGTCTTGAAATGTGTAGTTCCCTTTTTCTTAGTTCCCTTTTTCTTCAAAATGTGATTGCCTAAATCCAGAAGCAAACAAAATTCTTCAAGCTTTATCTAGTTACAGAACATTTGATTCCAGAGCAGATGTTCACTGAATATTCAGGATACTTGCAGGCAGGTGCTCTCTCATTCCACACATTTCATTCATATAATTTGTTTAcaattatttattatctaaatttcAAGTACAGCTGTTTTTGTTTCATTGATCACTGCATATACATTGACTTGGAGTTTAGGGCTGCTGAATGTATTACAATATACCTGCATCCATGTTGACTATAGCACATGAAGATGATGACTTCTGAAACATTTTCTTATTAGCTTGCATGTGCAAATACTTTGACGTGTATTTGTAATACCATATTGGATATAATCCCAATCCTGATATGCCTCTTTAATGTGGCAAATAAAGGTAGTTCTACTACCATTTTTGATGTCACAGTAAGAGTTTTGtgaaaatttagaattttttctccTGTATTTTTGTTTATTTGCACCACTACTTTATCTCTGATTGGTCTACTACTGATCCTGTTTGTGACTCTGTTTTGTTTGGCAGTTGTCTAATGCTCCttgtttttatatgataaaacgcATCATGTCACAGGATCttggaatatttcaaataattcaccAAGATCTGTATCGAAGAAGCTGTCCTTGACTCTAAGGAACCTTTCTTTCAAAAAGCGAGATGAACTTCAAGATGACTGTGAGCATCTACGACAATCTCGGGAGGAAGACCCTTACCATAATCTTGAAACTGCTTATGTAGCACAGATTTGCTTAACTTGGGAGGCTCTCCATTGTCAATACACCCAACTGAGTCAGAAAATATCATCCCAACCTGAAAATGCCACCACCTATTGCTTTGCTGCTCAGGCATTTCAGCAATTCCAGGTTCTGTTGCAGAGGTTTATTGAAAATGAGCCCTTTGAACAGGGTTCCAGGGTGGAAATTTTTGCCCGAACTCGAAGTTCTCTCTCCAAGTTGCTTCAAGTTCCTAGTTTTCAAGGTAAGTGCCAAGAGAGAGAGAAGTTCATGTAACTTAACTAattcgcaaaaaaaaaaaaagcattctaATGTT
Above is a genomic segment from Elaeis guineensis isolate ETL-2024a chromosome 1, EG11, whole genome shotgun sequence containing:
- the LOC140852521 gene encoding uncharacterized protein, yielding MEFFKGKKFRRTRKPKAEDDLCPESDQVALEEPKVDTMDSAPKAAAADPALEEEDDDDDFITNEVKRRLKELRKNSFMVLIPEESCPEEEESSSSEWRESEVEDGYPWCGFDTLYNKYCERMLFFDKMITQQLQEAGSWNISNNSPRSVSKKLSLTLRNLSFKKRDELQDDCEHLRQSREEDPYHNLETAYVAQICLTWEALHCQYTQLSQKISSQPENATTYCFAAQAFQQFQVLLQRFIENEPFEQGSRVEIFARTRSSLSKLLQVPSFQGLDQKENEADELDPPIFSSDLLNIMEESILTFLLFVKTDKKKSVSSLNLFRGHNQDESSLQQVKASLEKKESKVKELSKSKSWKKSWPATPDKVELLLGLIDIKVVSRVLRMARISKEQLLWCEEKMSKLDLSENKFRRDGSPILFPC